A single genomic interval of Microbacterium sp. LWO14-1.2 harbors:
- a CDS encoding CHAT domain-containing protein translates to MPLSARELHQRGVDAANSRRFGRARRALATASARAGDDADLRARIDGTMAYVLAQTGEPGEAERLSREALARPGLHADTVAVLDGQLGTLLMHGGRLDEADQALTRAIDALDEDSIERANLLMSRSIVGMQRHRLDDCTADLRSAIAVYETLGEEEPLAEARHNLGYAALLGGDLVAALKLMTASRPTLAATSDLAAAISDLDRAEVLRDAGLTTEAEALLDEVATRFGTQRMRQARGEAEFHLARSLLRHDAAAAERTAARAARRFAALGSDGWSARAEAVRLEASLRAHPERAVDAAAFARTERALTAGGFRTEATALGLTSRLVGEGRMPRLTDDAPTPLRLRAHEVQAVRAAKAGKDAAALRAAAHGLDLLTAWQQSFGALDLQASVAMHGTELMFTGLGAAARTRDPGVLFEWSERARHLSQQVAPVRPPHDADLAADLAELRMLRADLAGSDWTADARVRALRDRVRDRQWSSTGAGAHRGRLDLATTRARLDDETAVLAYVYTGTDLLCTVVTAAGASIVELPWPRIRAALDGLRADLDVAALTHGGPMAATVGRSLDERLRALDESLFAPARAAAPQASRLALTIPGILGGIPWAMLPGLSGIPFTIATSVSRLLEDRAPRRRARAGFAAGPRVARAGEEVRTAASAWGTAEVFAGEEARVDAITELAGRTDVLHIAAHGRHAVDNPLFSGFELVDGTLFGYDVDLIPRPPDTVVLSACELGRSSVRWGEEALGMTRVWLHAGTRCVIAAPVVVADDVACELLAALHLRLAGGDAPAVALAAASESTGLRAPFHCHGDGF, encoded by the coding sequence ATGCCCCTGTCTGCGCGCGAGCTGCATCAGCGTGGCGTCGACGCGGCCAACTCCCGGCGGTTCGGTCGGGCGCGGCGCGCGCTCGCGACGGCATCCGCCCGCGCCGGCGACGACGCCGACCTGCGAGCGCGCATCGACGGCACGATGGCGTACGTGCTCGCGCAGACCGGTGAGCCGGGCGAGGCCGAGCGCCTGTCACGCGAAGCCCTCGCGCGACCGGGGCTCCACGCCGACACCGTCGCCGTGCTCGACGGCCAGCTGGGCACGCTGCTCATGCACGGCGGACGACTCGACGAGGCGGATCAGGCGCTCACGAGGGCGATCGACGCGCTCGACGAGGACTCGATCGAACGCGCGAACCTGCTCATGAGCCGTTCGATCGTCGGGATGCAGCGGCACCGACTCGACGACTGCACCGCCGACCTGCGCAGCGCCATCGCCGTGTACGAGACGCTCGGAGAGGAGGAACCTCTGGCCGAGGCGCGGCACAACCTCGGGTACGCCGCGCTGCTCGGCGGCGATCTCGTCGCGGCGCTGAAGCTCATGACCGCCTCTCGCCCCACGCTCGCCGCCACGAGCGACCTGGCCGCGGCGATCAGCGACCTCGACCGGGCGGAAGTGCTCCGTGACGCCGGGCTGACCACCGAGGCGGAAGCGCTGCTCGACGAGGTCGCGACACGTTTCGGGACGCAGCGCATGCGGCAGGCACGCGGCGAGGCCGAGTTCCACCTCGCGCGGTCGCTGCTGCGGCACGACGCCGCAGCAGCCGAGCGCACCGCAGCGAGAGCCGCCCGCCGGTTCGCGGCCCTCGGCAGCGACGGATGGTCGGCGCGGGCCGAGGCCGTGCGCCTTGAAGCATCCCTGCGGGCGCACCCGGAGCGCGCTGTCGACGCCGCCGCGTTCGCGCGCACCGAGCGCGCGCTCACGGCGGGCGGCTTCCGCACGGAGGCGACCGCGCTCGGCCTCACCTCGCGGCTCGTCGGCGAGGGACGGATGCCGCGGCTCACCGACGACGCCCCCACACCGCTGCGGCTGCGCGCCCACGAGGTGCAGGCGGTGCGGGCGGCGAAGGCGGGGAAGGATGCCGCCGCCCTGCGCGCCGCGGCCCACGGACTCGACCTGCTCACCGCCTGGCAGCAGTCGTTCGGCGCCCTCGACCTGCAGGCGTCGGTGGCGATGCACGGAACCGAGCTGATGTTCACGGGGCTCGGGGCGGCCGCCCGCACGCGGGATCCGGGCGTGCTGTTCGAGTGGTCGGAGCGCGCGAGGCACCTGAGCCAGCAGGTCGCCCCGGTCCGTCCGCCGCACGACGCCGATCTCGCGGCCGACCTCGCGGAACTGCGGATGCTGCGCGCCGACCTCGCCGGCTCGGACTGGACCGCCGATGCCCGGGTGAGAGCGCTGCGCGACCGGGTGCGCGATCGGCAGTGGTCGTCGACCGGCGCCGGCGCCCACCGCGGACGCCTCGACCTGGCGACGACCAGGGCGCGGCTCGACGACGAGACGGCGGTCCTCGCCTACGTGTACACGGGGACGGACCTGCTCTGCACGGTCGTCACGGCGGCAGGGGCGTCGATCGTCGAGCTGCCCTGGCCGCGCATCCGTGCGGCCCTCGACGGACTGCGCGCCGACCTCGACGTCGCCGCCCTCACGCACGGCGGCCCGATGGCGGCGACCGTCGGCCGATCCCTCGACGAACGGCTGCGCGCGCTCGACGAGTCGCTGTTCGCGCCCGCGCGCGCCGCCGCCCCGCAGGCGTCACGGCTGGCGTTGACGATCCCCGGCATCCTCGGCGGCATCCCGTGGGCCATGCTCCCCGGGCTGTCCGGCATCCCGTTCACGATCGCCACCTCGGTGTCGCGCCTCTTGGAGGACCGTGCGCCGCGGCGGCGAGCCCGTGCAGGCTTCGCGGCCGGGCCTCGCGTCGCCCGCGCGGGCGAGGAGGTCCGCACGGCGGCGAGCGCCTGGGGCACGGCCGAGGTGTTCGCCGGCGAGGAGGCTCGGGTCGACGCGATCACCGAGCTCGCCGGGCGCACCGACGTGCTGCACATCGCCGCGCACGGCCGTCATGCCGTCGACAACCCGCTGTTCTCGGGCTTCGAGCTCGTCGACGGCACGCTGTTCGGGTACGACGTCGACCTGATCCCACGCCCGCCCGACACGGTCGTGCTGTCGGCGTGCGAGCTCGGGCGATCATCGGTCCGCTGGGGTGAGGAGGCACTGGGCATGACGCGCGTCTGGCTGCACGCCGGCACCCGCTGCGTCATCGCAGCCCCGGTCGTGGTCGCCGACGACGTCGCCTGCGAGCTCCTCGCCGCCCTGCACCTCCGGCTCGCGGGCGGCGATGCTCCGGCAGTGGCGCTGGCCGCGGCATCCGAGTCCACAGGTCTCCGGGCCCCGTTCCACTGCCACGGCGACGGGTTCTAG
- a CDS encoding NPCBM/NEW2 domain-containing protein — translation MSFSFAPPRRRSVVSTLLVGVLAATVLVAAPGAAAAAPDITAEVPVQPGDTLGAITAVADEGDGAVLTTQSGGAVRVTFLDAATLRIEADRSGTFTDPANTSQGDPARSANIVVGAGDFTASDVSVSDGSTVRIATDEVTLEVDKGSGRMTLLRADGSTVWQESSPLSFGPTATTQHLAARDGEQFLGGGMQNGRSIHTGATVNISRNFNWSDGGHPNAVPYYMSSAGYGVLRNTFAPGTYVFSGDPTTTHAEKRFDAYYFVGDYKQSLDGYTKLTGRPHMPPAYALEYGDADCYNRSNPTYTSSGFGDPEGVKQHTIQSAQVAAQFAQHDMPAGWMLVNDGYGCEYSQLPETVAAIGEQGLQTGLWTQRALTQQESEVGDAGIRLRKLDVAWVGEGYRLALTGCEAAHDGIEQYSDARGTALMVEGWAGAQRCGMQWTGDHSGNLDAVRWQVSALTGAGNSGLPFTTGDVDGIFGGSTKSYVRDLQWKAFAPALYSMSGWAATDKRPWLYGEEATRINRDYLQLRQRLMPYIYTLAAESHRSGTPMMRSLALEYPDDARSYSAEANNQFLLGRDFLVAPVFTDSDVRNGIVLPEGDWIDYWSGDVVRGGRVLNGYDAPLDTLPVFVRAGAVIPQGIVARNSSLVPDDAPLTLDVYPQGESEFTLYEDDQVTRDYRDGASSSQLFEVDAPAKDAGDVTVTIGTRDGDYTGKAAERAYRLQVHSGSAPDAVTRDGVALTEVADAEALAAAGAGWYFDETDADGTVVVEAGTVASTASAVIALAGASAVGGDDADAAAMTAEVLLDDTVAQGAETTVRVTATNTGDHDKTGLAFSLELPDGWDLTGTADDETPTLAPGASATATFTVTPTTSAAGGQATIRAKVDYTARSGASGSAGAANQIYVNYGSLAAAYNHVSITSLATRAQGDFDGGKASFSAEALAAQGVDPGSTVRAALPGGDVDFTWPDYVDGAVNAVALDGQTISVSGQGTHLAVLTSAAVGGGVSPTLTVTYTDGTSQRESLFVPNWLKAGLGSATAVIDTKGRNNAASATIEYAQYTYSVFANSIRLNPSKTVESVTLPVETRVKFFDWKVVSQQLPDAPTGTVALSDIDWVSATNGYGVIGKDVANKDSATSPDVPLQINTTPELKKVYDKGLGVHAVSKLTYYLGGACTSFTTDAGLEDGFSGAVIFRVDVDGTQRYQSVTFTPGFATERIALDVTGAQYLDLRVDPTTAGAINGAHGVWGEPTLVCADADTSAPITEATLAPDPAASGWHTTRPTLTLTASDDRAVALTQYRIGEGGWNTYTEPVALPEGETTVQYRSTDAAGNVEEAATLGPIKVDSDRPTVGVTVDGRRFVVTAADSVSGIAAVEYSLDAGATWTAYTTPVTAPAEGAQLIARAADRAGNASAVSDPVRIEATGTGPEPGSQTLSAPTQARAGEEITVRLAGFAPAAEGELWLFSDPVRLATFTTDAAGAATVTVRVPTSTPVGAHTLRALLGGDVVASTAIAVVAAGSAGASEGSAATGGLAATGSSLDPAIPVTAALLLLAIGAALLVRRGARRRPHSRG, via the coding sequence ATGTCCTTCTCGTTCGCCCCTCCCCGCCGCCGATCGGTCGTCTCGACGCTTCTCGTCGGCGTGCTCGCCGCGACCGTCCTCGTCGCCGCACCCGGCGCCGCAGCGGCCGCCCCCGACATCACGGCCGAGGTGCCGGTGCAGCCGGGCGACACCCTCGGCGCCATCACCGCCGTCGCCGACGAGGGCGACGGCGCCGTGCTCACCACGCAGTCAGGCGGCGCGGTGCGCGTCACGTTCCTCGACGCCGCGACGCTGCGGATCGAGGCCGACCGCAGCGGAACGTTCACCGACCCCGCGAACACCTCGCAGGGCGACCCCGCCCGATCCGCGAACATCGTGGTCGGCGCGGGCGACTTCACAGCATCCGATGTCTCCGTCTCCGACGGATCGACCGTGCGCATCGCGACCGACGAGGTGACGCTCGAGGTCGACAAGGGCTCGGGTCGCATGACGCTCCTGCGCGCCGACGGAAGCACCGTCTGGCAGGAGAGCAGCCCGCTGAGCTTCGGCCCCACCGCCACCACCCAGCACCTCGCCGCGCGAGACGGCGAGCAGTTTCTCGGCGGCGGCATGCAGAACGGCCGCTCCATCCACACCGGCGCGACCGTCAACATCTCGCGCAACTTCAACTGGTCCGACGGCGGGCACCCCAACGCCGTCCCGTACTACATGAGCAGCGCGGGCTACGGCGTGCTGCGCAACACCTTCGCGCCCGGTACCTACGTGTTCTCGGGCGACCCCACCACGACCCACGCCGAGAAGCGATTCGACGCGTACTACTTCGTGGGCGACTACAAGCAGTCCCTCGACGGCTACACCAAGCTCACCGGGCGCCCCCACATGCCCCCGGCATACGCCCTCGAGTACGGCGACGCCGATTGCTACAACCGCTCGAACCCCACCTACACCTCCAGCGGCTTCGGCGACCCCGAAGGGGTGAAGCAGCACACGATCCAGTCGGCCCAGGTCGCCGCGCAGTTCGCGCAGCACGACATGCCTGCGGGGTGGATGCTGGTGAACGACGGATACGGCTGCGAGTACTCGCAGCTCCCCGAGACCGTGGCGGCGATCGGCGAGCAGGGACTGCAGACAGGGCTCTGGACGCAGCGGGCCCTGACCCAGCAGGAGAGCGAGGTCGGCGACGCCGGCATCCGTCTGCGCAAGCTCGACGTCGCGTGGGTCGGCGAGGGCTACCGTCTCGCCCTCACCGGATGCGAGGCCGCGCATGACGGCATCGAGCAGTACTCCGACGCCCGAGGCACCGCTCTCATGGTCGAGGGCTGGGCAGGGGCGCAGCGCTGCGGGATGCAGTGGACGGGCGACCACTCCGGCAACCTCGACGCGGTGCGCTGGCAGGTCTCGGCGCTCACCGGCGCCGGCAACTCGGGCCTGCCGTTCACGACGGGCGACGTCGACGGCATCTTCGGCGGATCCACGAAGAGCTACGTGCGCGACCTGCAGTGGAAGGCGTTCGCACCGGCGCTGTACTCGATGAGCGGGTGGGCGGCCACCGACAAGCGGCCGTGGCTCTACGGCGAGGAGGCCACGCGCATCAACCGCGACTACCTGCAGCTGCGTCAGCGCCTCATGCCGTACATCTACACGCTCGCCGCCGAATCGCACCGCTCGGGGACGCCGATGATGCGCTCACTCGCCCTCGAGTACCCCGACGACGCTCGCTCCTACAGTGCGGAGGCGAACAACCAGTTCCTGCTCGGACGTGACTTCCTCGTCGCGCCGGTCTTCACCGACAGCGACGTGCGCAACGGCATCGTGCTCCCCGAGGGCGACTGGATCGACTACTGGTCCGGAGACGTCGTGCGCGGCGGCCGGGTGCTCAACGGCTACGACGCCCCGCTCGACACCCTGCCGGTGTTCGTGCGCGCCGGCGCGGTCATCCCGCAGGGCATCGTGGCGCGCAACTCGTCGCTCGTGCCGGACGATGCGCCCCTCACCCTCGACGTGTACCCGCAGGGCGAGTCGGAGTTCACGCTCTACGAAGACGACCAGGTCACCCGCGACTACCGCGACGGCGCGAGCTCGTCGCAGCTGTTCGAGGTCGACGCCCCCGCGAAGGATGCCGGAGACGTCACCGTCACCATCGGCACCCGCGACGGCGACTACACGGGCAAGGCCGCAGAGCGCGCGTACCGCCTGCAGGTGCACAGCGGATCGGCGCCCGACGCGGTGACCCGCGACGGCGTCGCCCTCACCGAGGTCGCGGATGCGGAGGCGCTCGCCGCGGCCGGCGCGGGCTGGTACTTCGACGAGACGGACGCCGACGGCACCGTGGTGGTCGAGGCGGGCACCGTCGCGTCGACGGCGTCCGCCGTCATCGCGCTCGCCGGCGCGAGCGCGGTGGGCGGAGACGATGCGGATGCCGCGGCGATGACCGCCGAGGTTCTGCTGGACGACACCGTCGCGCAGGGCGCCGAGACCACCGTGCGGGTGACGGCCACCAACACGGGCGATCACGACAAGACGGGTCTCGCGTTCTCGCTCGAACTCCCCGACGGGTGGGACCTCACCGGCACCGCCGACGACGAGACGCCGACGCTCGCGCCCGGTGCCTCGGCGACCGCGACGTTCACCGTGACGCCGACGACCTCGGCGGCCGGGGGTCAGGCCACGATTCGCGCGAAGGTCGACTACACGGCGAGGTCCGGTGCCTCCGGGAGCGCCGGCGCCGCGAACCAGATCTACGTGAACTACGGATCGCTCGCCGCGGCCTACAACCACGTCTCGATCACCTCGCTCGCGACCAGGGCCCAGGGCGACTTCGACGGTGGCAAGGCCTCGTTCTCGGCCGAGGCGCTGGCCGCGCAGGGCGTCGACCCCGGGTCGACGGTGCGGGCGGCACTCCCCGGCGGAGACGTCGACTTCACCTGGCCCGACTACGTCGACGGAGCGGTGAACGCGGTCGCCCTCGACGGGCAGACGATCAGCGTCAGCGGGCAGGGCACGCATCTCGCGGTGCTGACCTCGGCCGCGGTCGGAGGCGGCGTCTCGCCGACGCTGACCGTGACGTACACCGACGGCACGAGTCAGAGGGAGAGCCTGTTCGTGCCGAACTGGCTCAAAGCCGGGCTCGGCTCCGCGACCGCCGTGATCGACACCAAGGGCCGCAACAACGCCGCCAGCGCGACGATCGAGTACGCGCAGTACACGTACAGCGTGTTCGCGAACAGCATCCGCCTGAATCCGTCGAAGACGGTGGAGTCGGTCACCCTCCCCGTCGAGACGCGCGTGAAGTTCTTCGACTGGAAGGTGGTCTCGCAGCAGCTGCCGGACGCGCCGACCGGCACCGTCGCGCTCTCGGACATCGACTGGGTCTCGGCCACCAACGGCTACGGCGTGATCGGCAAGGACGTCGCGAACAAGGACTCGGCGACCTCGCCCGACGTTCCCCTGCAGATCAACACCACCCCCGAGCTCAAGAAGGTCTACGACAAGGGCCTCGGCGTGCACGCCGTCTCGAAGCTGACCTACTACCTCGGCGGCGCCTGCACCTCGTTCACGACCGACGCCGGGCTGGAGGACGGCTTCTCGGGAGCGGTCATCTTCCGGGTCGACGTCGACGGCACGCAGCGGTACCAGTCGGTCACGTTCACGCCGGGCTTCGCCACCGAGCGGATCGCCCTCGACGTGACGGGAGCGCAGTACCTCGACCTGCGGGTGGATCCGACGACGGCCGGCGCGATCAACGGCGCTCACGGCGTCTGGGGCGAACCCACGCTGGTGTGCGCCGACGCCGACACGAGTGCTCCGATCACCGAGGCGACGCTCGCCCCCGACCCGGCGGCGAGCGGATGGCACACCACGCGTCCGACGCTCACGCTGACGGCCTCCGACGACCGTGCTGTCGCGCTCACGCAGTACCGGATCGGCGAGGGAGGGTGGAACACCTACACCGAGCCGGTCGCGCTGCCGGAGGGCGAGACGACCGTGCAGTACCGGTCGACGGATGCCGCGGGCAACGTCGAGGAGGCCGCGACGCTCGGGCCGATCAAGGTCGACTCGGACCGGCCGACGGTGGGCGTGACCGTCGACGGACGCCGGTTCGTCGTCACGGCGGCGGACTCCGTGTCCGGCATCGCCGCGGTCGAGTACTCGCTCGATGCCGGCGCGACCTGGACCGCCTACACGACGCCGGTGACGGCTCCCGCCGAGGGAGCGCAGCTCATCGCCCGCGCCGCCGACCGCGCCGGCAACGCCTCGGCGGTGTCGGATCCGGTGCGCATCGAGGCGACGGGCACCGGACCCGAGCCGGGCTCGCAGACCCTGTCGGCTCCGACGCAGGCACGAGCGGGCGAGGAGATCACCGTCCGGCTGGCGGGATTCGCCCCGGCCGCCGAGGGCGAGCTGTGGCTCTTCTCCGACCCGGTGCGCCTCGCGACCTTCACGACGGATGCCGCCGGTGCGGCGACCGTGACCGTGCGTGTTCCGACGTCGACGCCCGTGGGCGCCCATACGCTGCGGGCTCTCCTCGGCGGAGACGTCGTGGCCTCGACCGCGATCGCGGTGGTCGCCGCCGGCTCGGCAGGCGCAAGCGAAGGCTCGGCAGCGACAGGGGGACTGGCCGCGACCGGATCGTCACTCGACCCCGCGATCCCGGTCACCGCCGCACTGCTGCTCCTCGCGATCGGAGCCGCGCTGCTCGTGCGGCGCGGTGCGCGCCGGCGGCCTCACTCCCGCGGGTGA
- a CDS encoding DeoR/GlpR family DNA-binding transcription regulator, which produces MKRAARLEAILEMLAGQGEVGVDELVERFEASPATIRRDLDSLAARRLLTRTHGGAVGQSVAYELPIRYKSHQQTGHKERIAAAAARLVEPGAVIGLSGGTTTTAIAGALAARDDLSGVGVTVVTNAVNIAAQLAMRPDIKVVVTGGVIHSRSFELVGPFVEQLLRGVRLDIAFIGVNAMDPVDGARTNDEREAAVNRMMAERAQRAVIVADSSKVGTGSFASIGGADLFQTLITDSGLSTSLREEFTAAGYRVVIAD; this is translated from the coding sequence ATGAAGCGTGCGGCGCGCCTCGAGGCGATCCTGGAGATGCTCGCGGGTCAGGGCGAGGTCGGCGTCGACGAGCTGGTCGAGCGGTTCGAAGCGTCTCCGGCGACGATCCGCCGCGACCTCGACAGTCTCGCGGCTCGCCGCCTGCTCACCCGCACGCACGGTGGCGCCGTGGGGCAGTCCGTCGCGTACGAGCTGCCCATCCGGTACAAGAGCCACCAGCAGACCGGTCACAAGGAGCGGATCGCCGCGGCGGCCGCGCGTCTCGTCGAGCCGGGGGCCGTCATCGGGCTCTCCGGGGGCACCACCACCACGGCCATCGCGGGAGCGCTCGCGGCCCGGGACGACCTCTCGGGCGTCGGCGTCACTGTCGTCACGAATGCCGTCAACATCGCTGCTCAGCTGGCGATGCGCCCCGACATCAAGGTCGTGGTGACGGGCGGCGTCATCCACTCGCGCAGCTTCGAGCTCGTCGGCCCGTTCGTCGAGCAGCTTCTCCGCGGGGTGCGCCTCGACATCGCCTTCATCGGAGTGAACGCGATGGATCCCGTCGACGGCGCGCGCACCAACGACGAGCGCGAGGCGGCCGTGAACCGCATGATGGCGGAACGCGCACAGCGCGCCGTGATCGTCGCCGACTCGTCGAAGGTCGGCACCGGGTCTTTCGCCTCGATCGGCGGGGCAGACCTCTTCCAGACCCTCATCACGGACAGCGGGCTCTCGACCTCCCTGCGCGAGGAGTTCACGGCAGCCGGCTACCGCGTGGTCATCGCCGACTGA
- a CDS encoding class II fructose-bisphosphate aldolase: MTLVSARELVTDAATRGTGIGAFNVIHLETGEGLVRAAEAARLPVILQISQNCADYHGGLEPISLATLALARRASVPVAVHLDHAERPELVDEAVELGFGSVMFDGGALPYDENVALTAAVVERAHRAGVYVEGELGEVGGKDGAHAPGVRTDPEEARAFVAATGVDALAVAVGSSHAMTDRTASLDLDLISRLKAALDVPLVLHGSSGVADDVIAAAVRAGMTKINVSTHLNGFFTRAVREKLAADERLVDSRKYLAPARDALAAEAARMLQLFALA; encoded by the coding sequence GTGACACTCGTCTCCGCCCGCGAACTGGTGACGGATGCCGCGACCCGCGGCACCGGCATCGGCGCGTTCAACGTCATCCACCTCGAGACCGGAGAGGGCCTGGTGCGCGCGGCGGAGGCCGCTCGACTGCCGGTGATCCTGCAGATCTCGCAGAACTGCGCCGACTACCACGGCGGTCTGGAACCGATCTCGCTGGCGACACTGGCACTCGCTCGTCGCGCGAGCGTGCCCGTTGCCGTGCATCTCGATCACGCGGAGCGCCCCGAGCTCGTCGACGAGGCCGTCGAACTCGGCTTCGGCTCGGTCATGTTCGACGGCGGCGCGCTGCCCTACGACGAGAACGTCGCGCTCACCGCGGCCGTCGTCGAACGCGCCCACCGTGCCGGCGTGTACGTCGAGGGGGAGCTCGGCGAGGTCGGCGGCAAGGACGGAGCGCACGCCCCCGGCGTCCGCACCGATCCGGAGGAGGCCCGCGCCTTCGTCGCGGCGACCGGAGTCGACGCGCTCGCTGTCGCCGTCGGCTCGTCGCACGCCATGACCGACCGCACGGCATCCCTCGACCTCGACCTGATCTCGCGCCTGAAGGCCGCGCTCGACGTGCCCCTCGTGCTGCACGGCTCGTCGGGCGTCGCCGACGACGTGATCGCCGCCGCCGTGCGCGCCGGCATGACGAAGATCAACGTCTCGACGCACCTCAACGGGTTCTTCACCAGGGCCGTGCGCGAGAAGCTCGCCGCCGACGAGCGGCTCGTCGACTCGCGCAAGTACCTCGCGCCCGCGCGCGACGCGCTCGCCGCCGAGGCGGCACGGATGCTGCAGCTCTTCGCGCTCGCCTGA
- a CDS encoding 1-phosphofructokinase family hexose kinase, whose protein sequence is MILTVTPNPALDLTWRVDRLTVGATHRADAGAARAGGKGLNVARVAHAQGASTLALTTAGGRSGIAFSAELAASGVPHRVVPVSAATRQSVAIVDEELGDTTIINERGVNPADTEWAALFGEVVDALPSARVLVVSGSLPPGAPESFVPLLIGTARDAGVPTIVDTSGPALLHAADAGASVLKPNAAELVEATGIADPVDGARSLIARGVALVLLSLGADGMLAVTASEVLHARLDAPLAGNPTGAGDAGVAACAVLFAEGMRDPETVLRRATAWSAAAVLMPLAGEISDDWRALEDRLVVASYSPALREDSP, encoded by the coding sequence ATGATCCTCACGGTCACCCCGAACCCCGCTCTCGACCTGACCTGGCGCGTCGACCGCCTCACGGTCGGGGCGACCCACAGAGCGGATGCCGGTGCGGCGCGTGCCGGCGGCAAGGGCCTCAACGTCGCGAGAGTCGCCCATGCGCAGGGCGCCTCGACTCTCGCCCTCACGACGGCCGGCGGGCGCAGCGGTATCGCGTTCTCGGCCGAACTCGCTGCGAGCGGTGTGCCGCACCGCGTCGTGCCGGTCTCCGCGGCGACGAGGCAGAGCGTCGCGATCGTCGACGAGGAGCTCGGCGACACCACGATCATCAACGAGCGGGGCGTGAACCCCGCCGACACGGAGTGGGCGGCGCTGTTCGGAGAGGTGGTCGATGCGCTGCCGAGCGCGCGCGTCCTGGTCGTGTCGGGGAGTCTGCCGCCCGGCGCCCCCGAGTCCTTCGTCCCCCTGCTGATCGGCACGGCCCGCGACGCGGGTGTGCCGACGATCGTCGACACCTCAGGCCCGGCGCTGCTGCATGCGGCGGATGCCGGAGCATCCGTCCTCAAGCCGAACGCCGCCGAGCTCGTCGAGGCGACAGGCATCGCCGACCCCGTCGATGGCGCGCGGTCGCTCATCGCGCGCGGGGTCGCGCTGGTGCTGCTGTCGCTCGGAGCCGACGGGATGCTGGCCGTCACCGCATCCGAGGTCCTGCACGCGCGTCTCGACGCCCCGCTCGCCGGGAACCCGACGGGCGCGGGCGACGCCGGCGTCGCCGCCTGCGCCGTGCTCTTCGCGGAGGGCATGCGGGACCCCGAGACCGTGCTGCGCCGCGCCACCGCGTGGTCGGCCGCCGCCGTGCTGATGCCCCTCGCCGGCGAGATCTCCGACGACTGGCGTGCTCTCGAAGACCGCCTCGTCGTCGCCTCCTACAGCCCCGCCCTCCGAGAGGACTCCCCGTGA